From the genome of Helicobacter pylori, one region includes:
- the csd4 gene encoding DL-carboxypeptidase Csd4 produces the protein MKKIWLLVWGLYSLVFLHAIETIEKAPIDVEDRDKAPHLLLLAGIQGDEPGGFNAANLFLMHYSVLKGLVEVVPVLNKPSMLRNHRGLYGDMNRKFAALDKNDPEYPTIQEIKSLIAKPNIDAVLHLHDGGGYYRPVYVDAMLNPKRWGNCFIIDQDEVKGAKFPNLLAFANNTIESINAHLLHPIEEYHLKNTRTAQGNTEMQKALTFYAINQKKSAFANETSKELPLESRVFYHLQAIEGLLNQLNIPFKRDFELNPSSVHALINNKSLWAKISSLPKMPLFNLRPKLNHFPLPHNTKIPQIPIESNAYIVGLVKNKQEVFLKYGNKLMTRLSPFYIEFDHSLEEVKMQIDNKDQMVKIGSVVEVKESFYIHAIDNIRANVIGFSVSNESKPNEAGYTIKFKDFQKRFSLDRQERIYRIEFYKNNAFSGMILVKFV, from the coding sequence ATGAAAAAAATATGGCTTTTAGTGTGGGGCTTGTATTCTTTGGTGTTTTTGCATGCGATAGAAACGATAGAAAAAGCCCCTATAGATGTAGAGGATAGAGACAAAGCCCCCCATTTGTTGCTTTTAGCAGGGATTCAAGGCGATGAGCCTGGAGGGTTTAATGCGGCTAATTTGTTTTTAATGCACTATAGCGTTTTAAAAGGCTTGGTTGAAGTGGTTCCAGTATTGAATAAGCCTTCCATGTTAAGAAATCATAGGGGCTTGTATGGGGATATGAACCGCAAATTTGCCGCTTTAGACAAGAATGACCCTGAATATCCCACTATCCAAGAAATCAAATCTTTGATTGCAAAACCCAATATAGATGCCGTCTTGCACTTGCATGATGGCGGTGGGTATTATCGCCCTGTTTATGTTGATGCGATGCTCAATCCTAAGCGCTGGGGGAATTGCTTTATCATTGATCAAGATGAGGTTAAAGGGGCGAAATTCCCTAACCTGCTTGCTTTTGCAAACAATACGATTGAGAGCATCAACGCCCATTTATTGCACCCCATTGAAGAGTATCATTTAAAAAACACGCGCACCGCACAAGGCAATACAGAAATGCAAAAAGCCCTAACTTTTTATGCGATCAATCAAAAAAAGAGCGCTTTTGCCAATGAGACCAGCAAAGAGCTCCCTTTAGAATCAAGGGTGTTTTACCACTTGCAAGCCATTGAGGGCTTACTCAATCAGCTCAATATCCCTTTTAAGCGCGATTTTGAGCTTAACCCTAGCAGCGTGCATGCCCTAATCAATAATAAAAGCTTGTGGGCAAAAATCAGCTCTCTGCCTAAAATGCCCCTTTTTAACTTGCGCCCTAAACTCAATCATTTCCCCTTACCCCACAACACTAAAATCCCACAAATCCCCATAGAGAGCAACGCTTACATTGTGGGGCTAGTCAAAAACAAACAAGAAGTGTTTTTAAAATATGGCAATAAGCTCATGACACGATTATCGCCTTTCTACATAGAGTTTGATCATTCTCTAGAAGAAGTGAAAATGCAAATTGACAATAAGGATCAAATGGTTAAAATAGGGAGCGTGGTTGAAGTGAAAGAGAGTTTTTATATCCATGCTATTGACAATATCCGCGCGAATGTGATTGGCTTTAGCGTTTCTAATGAGAGCAAGCCTAATGAAGCGGGTTATACGATTAAATTTAAAGATTTTCAAAAACGCTTTTCACTGGATAGGCAAGAAAGGATCTATCGCATAGAATTTTATAAAAACAACGCGTTTAGCGGGATGATCTTAGTGAAATTTGTGTAG
- the copP gene encoding copper-binding metallochaperone CopP → MKATFQVPSITCNHCVDKIEKFVGEIDGVSFIDVSVEKKSVVVEFDAPATQDLIKEALLDAGQEVI, encoded by the coding sequence TCAAGTGCCAAGTATTACTTGCAACCATTGCGTGGATAAAATTGAAAAATTTGTGGGCGAAATTGACGGCGTGAGCTTTATTGATGTGAGCGTGGAAAAAAAGAGCGTGGTTGTAGAATTTGACGCCCCAGCGACACAAGATTTGATCAAAGAAGCTTTATTGGATGCTGGGCAAGAGGTGATATAG